Proteins co-encoded in one Jeotgalibacillus malaysiensis genomic window:
- a CDS encoding transposase, whose amino-acid sequence MVVGIPEASYHYHIKRMHNVNPDQELEDQIRFIFDAHNGNYGYRRIQAALKSDGLIINHKKVQRIMKKLGLKGLKFRRKSRSYSSYKGTVGNVAKNRLNRRFQTAHPLQKLATDITEFKCLGGGKLYLSPILDMHNSEVISFGVSQHPTLDFVMKPLEEALNLVKYAKYRTTIHSDQGWHYQHYTWVKALKGQKVFQSMSRKGNCIDNALMENFFGLLKQEMYYGEKLRTYEELKKDIETYIHYYNHDRIKQKLAGMSPVQYRLHTSQMAA is encoded by the coding sequence ATGGTTGTAGGCATTCCTGAAGCTTCCTATCATTATCATATTAAACGGATGCATAATGTTAATCCGGATCAGGAGCTTGAAGATCAGATTCGATTCATCTTCGATGCCCACAATGGCAACTATGGGTACCGTCGAATCCAGGCGGCACTTAAGAGTGACGGGCTGATCATCAATCATAAAAAGGTTCAACGGATTATGAAAAAGCTTGGCTTAAAAGGCTTAAAGTTCAGAAGGAAATCTAGAAGCTATAGCTCTTACAAAGGTACCGTAGGTAACGTGGCCAAGAACAGGTTGAATCGCCGTTTTCAAACAGCTCATCCTCTTCAAAAGCTGGCAACCGATATTACTGAATTCAAATGCTTAGGTGGCGGAAAGTTGTACCTGAGCCCGATCCTGGATATGCATAATAGTGAAGTGATTTCATTTGGCGTCAGTCAACATCCGACATTGGATTTCGTTATGAAACCATTAGAAGAAGCTCTGAACCTTGTTAAGTATGCAAAATACCGTACAACTATTCACTCTGATCAAGGATGGCATTATCAGCACTATACATGGGTCAAGGCCCTGAAAGGGCAAAAGGTATTTCAAAGTATGTCCCGAAAAGGAAATTGTATCGACAATGCCCTTATGGAGAACTTTTTTGGTTTACTAAAGCAGGAAATGTATTATGGAGAGAAGTTACGCACATACGAAGAACTTAAAAAAGATATTGAAACGTATATCCATTATTACAACCATGATCGAATCAAACAAAAGTTGGCTGGCATGAGTCCGGTTCAATATCGTCTGCATACCAGCCAAATGGCTGCTTAA
- a CDS encoding transposase translates to MVKYNEKFKLMIVKEYLNGPHGIRILARKHGIQSKTQIFNWVNIYRHFGEEGLKKKKKAFYSVQFKLDVISFMDRTGASQTETALQFRLTNPSLIGEWKKKFLEGGYEALENPRGQSTMSDKKKNGQNETASNQNEASNREKELERENELLRLEVAYLKKLKAFQKDPNNYLEKHKQRYRSNSKKHSD, encoded by the coding sequence ATGGTTAAATACAATGAGAAGTTTAAATTGATGATTGTGAAAGAATATTTGAACGGTCCTCATGGTATTAGAATTTTAGCACGTAAGCATGGTATTCAATCTAAAACGCAGATCTTTAATTGGGTGAATATCTATCGGCACTTTGGTGAAGAAGGGTTGAAGAAAAAGAAAAAGGCATTTTATTCTGTTCAATTTAAACTGGATGTAATAAGCTTTATGGACAGAACAGGTGCTTCCCAAACTGAAACAGCCCTTCAATTTAGACTAACGAACCCATCGTTAATTGGCGAATGGAAGAAAAAGTTCCTTGAAGGGGGTTATGAAGCACTAGAGAACCCGAGAGGACAATCAACCATGTCAGATAAAAAGAAGAATGGTCAAAACGAGACAGCCTCTAATCAAAATGAAGCGTCTAACAGAGAAAAAGAATTAGAGAGAGAAAACGAGTTATTACGTCTTGAGGTTGCTTATTTAAAAAAGTTAAAAGCTTTTCAGAAGGATCCGAACAACTATCTCGAAAAGCACAAGCAGCGCTATCGTTCGAACTCAAAGAAACATTCAGACTAA